The sequence GTTCTCCTGGATGAAGATCGCGTAATGGCCGCTCGCTCCGACGACCGACCCGCTATTGGTGATGTGAGTCGAGCCGGTCGCGGCCGGATTGCCCGACTCGCCGGTGTCGTTCTGGGTGACGACGATGCCAGCTGTCCCCGTGGCGGTGAGTTTGCCGTCGTTAAGGATGGTGACGTCGCCCGCTCCGACCGCCACGACGCCCAGAGCAACCGCGCCAGTCGCCGAACCGTGATTGGTGACGCTCACATCGCCGCCGCCGTGATCGAACGCGCCGATCGCCGTGCCGGCGGCGGTGACTTCCGAATTCTGGCCGGTCGTGACCGTGATGTCGCCGACGCCCCAGGTGAATGCCTCGATGCCATAGCCCGCATCCGCGGTGATCTTCGCATCGCTGTCGACGATGACGTCGCCGTTGACCGCATTCGAGAAGGCGCCGGTCCCGCCGGGCTTGTAGCCGGCGATGATGCCGCCCGGCGTGGTGCCGTCGTTGTTCAGTGTCGCGCCGGAATGAATTGTGCCATGCGCCTCGACCGAGATCGTGCTGTCGACGCCATCCGCGATCGCAGTCGCAAAGTTGACGGCGACGATGCCGGAGCTGCCTGAGGTGATGTTGTCGCCCTTTGCCAGGGTGACGCTGGTGTCGCCCTGGTCGAGGCTGAAGGCCCTGATGCCGTAGCTCGTCGCACCCGAGATCGTGACGTTCTCTCCGAGCGTGACCGTCACGTTGCCGGCGCCGCCGCTCAGGGCCGTGGCGTTGATGCCCATGCTTCCGGTGCCGGCGACGGAGATCGTCGTGCCGGCAAAGCTCGTCACCGTGACGTCGCCGTTCCCGTAATTATAGGCGTGGATCCCGTAGCCGGCCGCCGCGGTAATGTTGGCGTGGTTGTTGACGACGACCGTGCCGTTGACATCGGTGTTCGCATTGGTCCCGTTCGTGGCGCCAGTGTAGCCGGTCTGGATGCCGGCTGGCGCATTGTTGCTCAGATTGAGGCTGCTGCCGGAATTGATGGTGCCGTAGGCGTTGATCGTGATCGTACTGTTGTCGGACGCATCGATCGACGTCGCACGATTCACGGCGACGATGCCGGAGCTCGCGGAGGTGATGACGCTGCCGGCCTCGGTGGCGACCGTCTGATTGCCGCTGCCGTAGCTGCGCGACCGGATGCCGTAGACCAAGCCGCCCTTGATCGCGCCGCCGGCGTCGATGCGGATGTTGCCGTTGCCCTGCGTGGTGGCGTCGATGCCGTAGCCGCCGCCTTCGGCGCCTTCGATCTGGGTGACCGAGATGTCGCCGCCGTTGCCGCTGTTCAGATTTTCGACGAGGATGCCGGCCGAATTCGCGCCGGTGCCGGTCGCCTTGCCGGTGTGATTGTCGACCGTGATGTTGCCGACGCCGGTGGCGCTGTCGCGCAGCGTGATGCCGTTGCCGGCGAGGCCCGTGATGTTTCCGCGCGCGGCCAGCGAGATGTCGCCGGTGCCGTTCTGCGTCACGACGACGCCACTAGCCGCGCCGGTCAGCGTTCCCATGGGCGTAAGAATGATGTCGGCAGGCCTCGCCACCGTGCCGCCCGACGCGGTGAAGCCGAGCGCGTTGCCGCTCGACGTCGTGATGTCGGCTCCGCCCGTGATCGTGAACGTGCCGCCTGTCGACGACTGACCGGCGATGGTGCCGGTAAAGCTCTGGCCCGCGACCTTGTCGAGCTGAAGCGTGTCGGTGCCGCCGGCGAACGTGATGGTCTGCGCCGTCGCCCCGGCAAGCTCCAGCGTCGCGCCGTCGTCGATAATCAGCGTGCCGACGCCGCTGAGGCCGCCTGACAGGTTGAGCGTGCCGGCCTGCACTTCGATGGTGCCGGTGCCGGTGTTGGTGACGGCCGCCGAGACCGTGTTGGAGCCGGAGACGCTGTAGAGATTGCCGGCATTGCTCAGGCTGCCGCCATTGATCGAGACGTCGGTCAGATAGAGTTTTGACGTGCCGTCGACCGTGACCGTTCCGCCGGTGTTGGTGACCGTGACCGTCGCAAGTTTCAGGGTGCCGCCGTTGACCGCCTTGATATCGGCGGTGCTAACGACCAGATCACCTGAAATATCGAGCACGCCACCACTCGCCTGAAGCAGGTGGCGATTCGTGATGGTGTGAATCACGGCAGGATCGATCGTCAGCGTGCCGCTGGTGACCGAGATCGTGCCGGTGTTGGAGATATCGGCATCGTTGATGGCGCTCGTGCCGGTCGATTCCAGCGTGCCCGCGATCGTCACCGTGCCGCCGTCGACGGTCGCGCCGACGAGATCGAGCGTGGAGTCCGATTCGACCGACACCGTGCCGCCGGTATTGGTCACCGTCAGCGCGGTCAGCTTCAGCGTGCCGCCGCCGATCGCCGCCAGCGTGCCGGTGTTGGTGACGGCCTCATGGTCGATGTCGAGCTCGGCCCCATTGGCGCGAAGCGTGTCCGCATTGGCGATGCTGGCCGAGGTCGTTGCGGCAAGCGTCAGCACGCCGCCAATCGCCTCGATCAGGCCGTTGTTCATGACGGACGCATCGGTCACCGTGCTGGTACCGGACGAGGCCAGCGTGCCGGTGACGGCGAGTGCTCCACCGGTGAGGCTCGCCCCGACGAGCGTCAGCTTTTTGCTCGCATCGACTTTCACGGTGCCGTGGTTGGCGATCGCGCTGCCCGCAATGGTCGCATCGCCGAACGTCAGCGTGAAGCCGTTTCCGACCGTGACAGCGCCCTTGTTCAAGGTGGCATTGCCGTCGATCTTGCTGTTGCCGGCGAGGTCGATGGTGCCACCCTGCACGCCGCTGTAATTGTCGATGGTGCCGCCCGAGATCTCGGTGCCGGACAGCGTCAGCGTCTGGCCGCCGTCGACCGTGATGGTGTGGCCGGTATTGGTGACGAGATCATTGAGCAGCGTCGCAGCGCCCGCGATCTCGAGCGTGCCATTGTTGGTGATCGGGCCACCCTTGATCGTGGCGCCGTCCTTGAGCTTGACGGTGCCGTCGATGGTGACGCTGGACTTGTCGGTGATATCCGTGCCGGAGACGGTGACGCCGTCCAGCGTCAGGGCCGCGTCGGCGGTGACCGTGCTGATGCTGAGCGTCGCCCCGCCGTCGATCCTGCTGGCGCCGGTGACGTCGATCGTGCCGGCGCCCTTGATGGCGCCGCCGCTGATCGTGGCGTGGTCCAGCGTCAGCGCGGCATTGCCGTCGACGATGAGGTTGCCGCTCGCATTGTCGACGGTCGAGCCTTGGCCGATGGCGAGCGCACCGTTGGCCAGCACCTCGATGGTGCCGGCATTGGCGACGGTCTCATCGTCCAGCGCGTTGTCGGCGCCGCTGACGTTGAGGGCCGCGTTGTTATTCAGGATGCCGCCGCTCAGCACGGCGCCGCCGGTCAGGTCGATCTCGCCATTGCCGGTGACGGTGCCGGCGCCGCTGATGCTCGCGCCGTTGACCGTCAGCTTGCCGCTGGCGTCGACGGTGACGTTGCCGGTGTTGGTGACGACGGAGCCCTGATCGATGGTCAGCCAGCCATTGGCCAGCACCTTGATCGTGCCGGTGGCGGTGTTGGAGACGGTCTCGTGGGCGAACTCGGCCGTGCCCTTGACGTTGACCGCGCCGGAATTATTGAGCGTGCCGTGCTCGATCAGGCTGGCGCCGTCGAGCTCCAGCGTGCCCAGAATGGTGACGGTGCCGCCGTCGACCGTTGCGCCGTCGACGATCAGCGTCGTGCCGCCGTCGGCCTTCAGCGTGCCGCCGGCATTGTGGATCGTGGCGAGCGTCTTCAGCGTGCCGGCGGAGAGCTCGATCATGCCGGAATTGGTGATAGTGGTGCCGGCAGCGAGATCGCCGCCGCCCGCGAGCGTCAAATAGCCCGCATTGGTGAGCACGCTGGTATCGAGGATCTCGGCCTTGCCGCCGACCGACATCGTGCCGGCCGCGGCGTTGGTGAGGATCGAGTCCGCGCTCATGTTGAGCGCGCCCGCGACGGTCAGCGAGCTCTTGTTGATCACTTCCGGCGGCGGGCCGCCAAAGTCGTTCATCGTGATCGACTTGGCGTAAGCCGCCGCGTCGATCGTCACCGGATAGGACGGTGTGAGGCCGTGCAGCTGATCGGTGATGACGATGACGTCGTCATTGATGGTCGGGACCGTCCCGGTTTCCCAATTGGCCGCATCCTTCCAGAACCCGCCCGAGGGCGCACCGGCCCTGTCGGTCGCGATCCACACCACCGCGGGCGCGTCCGTGCCCGTAATCGTGACGGTGATGGTCTGCTGCGAGGTGGCGCCCTGCGCGTCCGTGAGCGTCACGGTGTAGACCAGTGTCAGCACCTCGCCCTTCGGGATGAAGTCGGCGAGATAGACCGGCAGATCGGCCAGCGACCAGTCGATCGTGCCGGTGCCGTCCCCGGTGCTGTCGGCGCCCGCCGCGATCGAGACCGACATCGCCTTCTCGAACGCCGCGAGCGGGCCTGGCGGCACGGTGCCGTCGGGCATGGTCGCGCTGGTGAGCTTCACCGACACCGTATGCGTGTCGGTGAGGTCGACATCCTTGAAGCTCAGTGTGCCCGAGGTCGGAACGTCGCTGCTGAGCGGACCGCCGGGCACGCTGGTGCCGCCTTCGAAGGTGATGACCGGCACGCTGGTGGTGATCACCGGCTTGTCGTTGGTGCCGGTGATGGTGATGGTGATGTCGATGAACGAGGATTCGGGGTTGACCGCGAAATTGTCGTTGACGCGGACCCTGTAGGTCAGCGTCAGCGTTTCGCCGGCCGCGAGAAAGTCGAAGACGTGGTCGGGGATCGTGTAGGTCCAGACCGCCGAACCGTTGTTGTTGTTGCCGGCGTCGGCCGCGACGTTGATATCGATCTGCGTCGCCGCGATGTCCTGCTTCTGGAGCGCGGAGAGCGTGCCGGTGACGTCCTGCTGGCCGGCGTTCTTGTAGACGTAGTTCGGCGCGTCGGCGAGGCTGATCGACACCGTCGGCCGATCGCCGAGGTTTTGATCGACGAAGGTGATCCGGCCGGAGACCGTGTCGGAATGCGTGCTATCGCCGGTCGTGTCCGCACGCTCGGTCAGCGCGAATGCCGTCTTCACGTTGCCGTTGGCATCGAGGCTGCGCGCATCCGGCGGGCCGGGAAAGCGGCTGCTGGTCGGCGTACTTTGGCCGGGCCCCGTCGAGGGCTGCGGATTGAGGTTCGTGAAGGTCGCGGTCGCGGTCGCGCCGGTGTCCGTCTTGATCACGACAATATTGCCGGTCTGCGTGATCGTGTCGGTGAAGTTCGTGGTCAGCTTGGTGTTGGTGTTGTTGTCGGTGAACTTCAGCGTGAACACGTCGGTGATCAGCTTCTGGATGTCCGGCGACATCAGCGCGTTGCCGATCGAGACGTTGCCGCCGCTGATCTGGATCATCTGGCCGGCCTGGTTGACCGTCGCGATCGGCAGCAGCGTGACCTTGTCGAACAGGATGTAGGAGCCGGTGGTGCCGTTCGGCTCGACCAGCACCTGGAAGCTGGCCTGCGGCTGCGGATCGCCGCCGCCGGCGGGAACGACGAAGTTGATCTGGGTCAGCACGGCCGTGCCGCGGATACCCATGGTGGCGACCGGCGTGTCGATCTTCATGTCGCCGTGCTTGGCGGTCTCGCCGGCGACGAAGGTGATGGTGCCGGCGACGAGGCTCAGCAGCGAGGAATTGCTCGACCCGTTGGGGTCGTAGACCATCTCGTTCAGCACCATCCGCGCATTGGAGGACAGGCCGAACACGGTGCCATCGATGAAGGTGATGCCGAGGGTCGAATCGGCGCCGGTCGAGACCACGTCGCCCTTCTCGACATTGTCGCCGTTGTTGAGAATGACGGAAACGCCATTGCGGATCGCGGTCGCACTGCCGACGAGCTTGGTGACGTGGCCGATGACCTGGGCCGCGGCAATGCCGGACGCGGCCTGCGCGTATTGCACATGCCCCGCGAGCGCGTTGACGACGTCGCCGGTGAGGTGGGCGCCATCGGGCGAAGCTACCGCCGCGCGCTTGTCGCCTCTGAAATAGTCGTGAACGACGAACTCGTGCCCGTCGTGGGACAGCACGAGATCGAGGCCGGCGCGCTTGAAGTCGCCGTTGAAGATCAGGCTGGCATCGGGAACGACGACCGCACCGTCAGGCACGTGGCCATGCGCCTTGGCGATGAAGGGCTTGCCGGTAAAGGAATCGACATGAGGGTCGGCGGGCGAGTGGGAACCCTGACCGTCAATGGAGATCGCGGCGTCAAACTTGCCAGGGTAATTCAACGGGCACCGTAAAAAGGTTAATATTTATGAAAGTATCGACCGTCTAAGCTTGCTTAGCATTACCAAGTCGTTAGCGAAACCATCTATTGCTTGTGTGATTTCGCGTCACTTGGCCATAGGAACCCATGCGCGCAGCGCCGGCACAGAGAAGCTGA comes from Bradyrhizobium diazoefficiens and encodes:
- a CDS encoding beta strand repeat-containing protein — protein: MNYPGKFDAAISIDGQGSHSPADPHVDSFTGKPFIAKAHGHVPDGAVVVPDASLIFNGDFKRAGLDLVLSHDGHEFVVHDYFRGDKRAAVASPDGAHLTGDVVNALAGHVQYAQAASGIAAAQVIGHVTKLVGSATAIRNGVSVILNNGDNVEKGDVVSTGADSTLGITFIDGTVFGLSSNARMVLNEMVYDPNGSSNSSLLSLVAGTITFVAGETAKHGDMKIDTPVATMGIRGTAVLTQINFVVPAGGGDPQPQASFQVLVEPNGTTGSYILFDKVTLLPIATVNQAGQMIQISGGNVSIGNALMSPDIQKLITDVFTLKFTDNNTNTKLTTNFTDTITQTGNIVVIKTDTGATATATFTNLNPQPSTGPGQSTPTSSRFPGPPDARSLDANGNVKTAFALTERADTTGDSTHSDTVSGRITFVDQNLGDRPTVSISLADAPNYVYKNAGQQDVTGTLSALQKQDIAATQIDINVAADAGNNNNGSAVWTYTIPDHVFDFLAAGETLTLTYRVRVNDNFAVNPESSFIDITITITGTNDKPVITTSVPVITFEGGTSVPGGPLSSDVPTSGTLSFKDVDLTDTHTVSVKLTSATMPDGTVPPGPLAAFEKAMSVSIAAGADSTGDGTGTIDWSLADLPVYLADFIPKGEVLTLVYTVTLTDAQGATSQQTITVTITGTDAPAVVWIATDRAGAPSGGFWKDAANWETGTVPTINDDVIVITDQLHGLTPSYPVTIDAAAYAKSITMNDFGGPPPEVINKSSLTVAGALNMSADSILTNAAAGTMSVGGKAEILDTSVLTNAGYLTLAGGGDLAAGTTITNSGMIELSAGTLKTLATIHNAGGTLKADGGTTLIVDGATVDGGTVTILGTLELDGASLIEHGTLNNSGAVNVKGTAEFAHETVSNTATGTIKVLANGWLTIDQGSVVTNTGNVTVDASGKLTVNGASISGAGTVTGNGEIDLTGGAVLSGGILNNNAALNVSGADNALDDETVANAGTIEVLANGALAIGQGSTVDNASGNLIVDGNAALTLDHATISGGAIKGAGTIDVTGASRIDGGATLSISTVTADAALTLDGVTVSGTDITDKSSVTIDGTVKLKDGATIKGGPITNNGTLEIAGAATLLNDLVTNTGHTITVDGGQTLTLSGTEISGGTIDNYSGVQGGTIDLAGNSKIDGNATLNKGAVTVGNGFTLTFGDATIAGSAIANHGTVKVDASKKLTLVGASLTGGALAVTGTLASSGTSTVTDASVMNNGLIEAIGGVLTLAATTSASIANADTLRANGAELDIDHEAVTNTGTLAAIGGGTLKLTALTVTNTGGTVSVESDSTLDLVGATVDGGTVTIAGTLESTGTSAINDADISNTGTISVTSGTLTIDPAVIHTITNRHLLQASGGVLDISGDLVVSTADIKAVNGGTLKLATVTVTNTGGTVTVDGTSKLYLTDVSINGGSLSNAGNLYSVSGSNTVSAAVTNTGTGTIEVQAGTLNLSGGLSGVGTLIIDDGATLELAGATAQTITFAGGTDTLQLDKVAGQSFTGTIAGQSSTGGTFTITGGADITTSSGNALGFTASGGTVARPADIILTPMGTLTGAASGVVVTQNGTGDISLAARGNITGLAGNGITLRDSATGVGNITVDNHTGKATGTGANSAGILVENLNSGNGGDISVTQIEGAEGGGYGIDATTQGNGNIRIDAGGAIKGGLVYGIRSRSYGSGNQTVATEAGSVITSASSGIVAVNRATSIDASDNSTITINAYGTINSGSSLNLSNNAPAGIQTGYTGATNGTNANTDVNGTVVVNNHANITAAAGYGIHAYNYGNGDVTVTSFAGTTISVAGTGSMGINATALSGGAGNVTVTLGENVTISGATSYGIRAFSLDQGDTSVTLAKGDNITSGSSGIVAVNFATAIADGVDSTISVEAHGTIHSGATLNNDGTTPGGIIAGYKPGGTGAFSNAVNGDVIVDSDAKITADAGYGIEAFTWGVGDITVTTGQNSEVTAAGTAIGAFDHGGGDVSVTNHGSATGAVALGVVAVGAGDVTILNDGKLTATGTAGIVVTQNDTGESGNPAATGSTHITNSGSVVGASGHYAIFIQENTAGGAAVIDNSGTIGPDGTAGVTATTYAIAETGGPITINNSHHINGNISVAHATFNNGAHGTWTVAGTSVFGKLSSIVNEGVIDLLNGAKISGAGLSISNSHEIDSWGTASISGTIANTGTIEVHDGALTLFGSLSGTGSVTVDAGALLKLDGTVSQTITLAGDGAELQIDTASFGGSIAALSATDTIDLSTIKYGLGTSAVYAANADPSTGGVLTVTDADGHHISLTLTGADYSHAHFAGSDDGTGHTLITLNAADDAPALDTAAATLTASFPERENTTDDSTPNPAPAATGSIHFTDIDLTDRPAATVIEQTVTLLAADGTTDLTASLTTDEIAALKHALTYQQTGNNNGTVTWNYSIADNKLDFLGSDQKVKVVSTITLDDGSGQTVAADVTVTISGKNDAPTVAAVTTGPLVDTPATDSFSNITGTLVGTDADHGETATLKYAVLDAASHAVTTVEGHYGALTVCDDGSYKYVPDPAAINALSEGEYTDTFIVQTKDAQGATGTASFKVNVTGANDAPVITVESGDSACATTNETNAGQAVHGTLTLSDADTADHVSVALDHVTVSLDGVLQTDGIGGLSNADLLNYLTLPPGDILNGTATHAQFTWDFNSGSQAFDFLAAGQTLSLQYTIVPNDDHTTGAGETITINIAGSNDAPTLDDATLASVAGNESDPHGSAIGDLFADKFHDVDAGASFKAIAVSADNATSDQGVWQYEIAGTDQWVDISGVSDASALVLSTDTLIRFVPATGFSGTPGTLDVHALDDTYSGAVTGDVAVSIDISGAGHGGTTPVSDQAASIGTDVTVPSAAVTLDGVDRDGNAVENTTLVAHVNDVDAPTGSGIVYNFEVFEADHSGWVSVQHGNSNSYTPTESVEGEQIRVEVTYTDTHGQPQDFIVPAGTVQDDPNESAHVDLTGLDGDNAVDGTPVVATVTDDDAPSGSGITYIFQTYDVNTSSWSIVQQGGGNSYTPGESDDGKSLKIDVQFTDTHGNFETGTASAGIVQAAAPEPPPVVQDFTADAQVSSGLDSISGTLPGTVDQTVIGVSTDGVNFTPVTLDMSGKVTGTYFNFTVGADGTDTLQVGVPSYPDAASLIAAIEGNEHNSTPLTETFYYELKDGDGNLTIDDITFNLTDLTFTGEIASHTTVGTPVSLGSLQVHDWGVTQGFDPSMLSVTVHVSAGVLWSSQFPTPGSSETFADDQTVTITGDQFQIEADLANLNLTSFAPGEIDVLISGVDGPARTPTYSAGSIDVSSPGYINIWTGAAADQSWNTNGNWSLGHIPTASETAVLDANGTVQLALDDNGYIIGGLSLSFTTELDIAGTGYNADAGGVDSYLLVNGQLTNASTIHVVDGTLEAFGHVTNVGTIVADGSYAMLDFANLTGSVIDGGDDGVIMAENGAQIEFGYNTVNGGAILSTGDDSIVHFQQTTLNGTELYSNDSSNFEVDGPTTFNGSDSPISISGALVVETYGKLVLDGAVNDFGWIDNDGTMVVESGLTEVKFGISGSGTVEILAGTLEVGADSAIAVQFVGSGAGTLRVDYAAHFTGTVTGFGYGDTIDLAVSPDKVSFESSEGGLKVHYGSGDGDYFTVTGGYDATGFTTADDGNGGTDIVWSHQSPVIDTTHFTHVHDEATNTDTLTDLSVAGSSSETYTVSAVTAGLADGTGVTPSYLDDLSLDQLNDDLDSGVTYDPGSTPPTNDKIAFTVTDSFGASDTVNFIFNEGGSGPVFLTGTTGKDIMFASESSDTLDGNGGQDQFVFTPGASSDSVQHTILGFDTTLDKIDLRQFDNINSFSDIIITQQNADALVTLDNHESILLKNVVIGNLHASDFIVTNHSGGGII